The DNA segment TATTGCACATTGCACGGTATGATGCCGCAGGTTGTCCCGCCGCCTTCCGGAAAAAGGGCTGTTTTCTGCATCAGGTAATGCAAAAGCGAGATGCACCCGCCAATGATCGTCATCGGCAGCACGTATTTGCTTTGCCCATAATCTTTGCGGACAGCGGCAATGCCCAACAC comes from the Bacilli bacterium genome and includes:
- a CDS encoding disulfide bond formation protein B, encoding VLGIAAVRKDYGQSKYVLPMTIIGGCISLLHYLMQKTALFPEGGGTTCGIIPCNVQYINWFGFVTIPFLALTAFTLITILQIWLVFAASKRS